TGTCGGCTCATCTCATCCTGGGCTGTAGCCGGTCCCAAGGGTATGGCTGTTCGCCATTTAAAGAGGTACGTGAGCTGGGTTTAAAACGTCGTGAGACAGTTTGGTCCCTATCTGCCGTGGGCGTTGGATATTTGAAGGGGGCTGCTCCTAGTACGAGAGGACCGGAGTGGACGAACCTCTGGTGTACCGGTTGTCACGCCAGTGGCATCGCCGGGTAGCTATGTTCGGAAGAGATAACCGCTGAAAGCATCTAAGCGGGAAACTCGCCTTAAGATGAGATATCCCTGGGGACTAGATCCCCTTGAAGGGTCGTTCGAGACCAGGACGTTGATAGGTCAGGTGTGTAAGCGCAGTAATGCGTTCAGCTAACTGATACTAATTGCCCGTAAGGCTTGATCCTATAACAAGTCTGCCTTGTAGATCGGCGCCGTGCGCAAGCACTGGCCGCAAGATCCAGAGCGACAAGTTGGATTCTCGTGTGTGATACACACAACCAAAATTACTGCTTCTTCCCAGATTGGTCGCGTTGCGAAGCAACGCGACAACCCTCTTTGCCTGATGACCATAGCGAGTCGGTCCCACCCCTTCCCATCCCGAACAGGACCGTGAAACGACTCTACGCCGATGATAGTGCGGATTCCCGTGTGAAAGTAGGTAATCGTCAGGCTCCCTAAGCCAGAAACCCCCGCCCGAAAGGCGGGGGTTTTTGCATTGGCGCGGCGGAAATGGTGGGGTGCTGAGGCGCTGAGCTGGTCGCTGGCATCGACGGGCGGTGAGCTGGCCGCGAGCTGTACTCTAATGCACGCCGGTAACTCCATGCCGCAACCTGGTTGAGATCAACTGGATCTCGCTGCAACCCGTTGTCGGACCGCAGCCATGACCGTGAGTCTCGCACCGCTCGCAGCACGGTTGCCGGATCGACGCTGAATCGTTTGAGCTGGCGGCAGCTGAACGAGGCAATTCAATCCGCATCACGGCCGGCAGCATCGGACCTCGCGCAGCGAGATCCGCGGCTTCCTTCGGCTCTACAGCCGCAGGCACTGAGTGCCATGCGGTTTCCATCCTCCGAATGACTCGACCGGCGGTTACGCCGCCGATCCCCCGGGCGCGCGGCGAGGGTCCGGTGACTCGTCTGGCTGCCGGGACTGGCTGCGTCATGCTCGGCGCGATTTCGTCTCCTGGTCTTTCACCGCTATTTGTCCCCTGGGGTACGTCGCACATCGCAACGAGGCGTCGTGTTTGGTCAATTTGTTATTTCTAGTTAATTGGTGGTCTACCTTTGCTATCTTCGGTCAATGTCGGCGATTTTTTGGTGGTGAAGCCGCCCCGCAATTGGCGCAATTCGGGGCACATCCGCAGCATCTCCGTCAGCAGCGCAAGCCCGCGAGAGCAAGACCGTTGGTAGCCGAATGAGGTGCAAAACCGTCATCGAGCGATCCAGCGAAGTCGACGCAGCAAGACGCAAAATTTGTCCAGCGGCTCGATCCTGTCAGAAGTCCGCGCTGTTGTTTCTGACGAGCGCGGGCTGGCCATTCCGGAGGACGTAGATTTCCTCGACGAGCGAATAGGCGGTGCCGCCGAAGCAGTCACGACCTTCGCCCATCAATGCAAAATGCGCACCGTCCAGGTTGACGCCGGTCGACCGTACCGTGCATGCGGTGCCTGGATCGCTCAATGCCGAATGCTCGACCGCGGCAAGCCGGCGAATCGCGCTTTTACCCTGTTCTCGGGTCAACGCGGCAGCGCCGGGCAACGAGCGATCGATGGCGACGAACTCGCGTCGCACGTCAACTTCCCTGCATCCTGATCGGTATGAGGCGCGCCATATGCCCCGCCGTCGAAGCCGACGCAGGTATATGCGCTCAACTGAACGAGACGCGCGTCGTATCGACATGACGGACGTCGTGTGTACAACGCGGCCTCGCTCTGATAGGCCGACCAAACGCTCATGTTGGTCGGCCTGCACGACGGTCCGACACAACACGCGCTGCACTGCTGGACGTTCGCTGCGACGGCGATGCGCAGGGCCATGCGGCAGCCCGGAGCGCGGTCGCATATCGTCGCGTATCAGCGGCAGCAAGACATCAAGGCAGGTCGCGTTGTCCGAGTCGCCCCGGGTGGCGTCATCGTCGCTGCTGGCTGCGATAAGGTAGACCGATGCATCGTTCAGTAGCCACGCGTACGCAATCGCTTCCGGAGTCATGGCGCTCGCGGGTTTCGCCCCGTCATATGTCGCGGCCAAGCAACCGGCGTCGATGGCCGGCTTTAACGTGTCGTGTCGTACGCCGCGAGCGCGGTGTGGCTCTCGGAAAGCGCCTGCTGCCGGATCGCGGCGATCGTTCCTGCGCGGCACCAGGCATTTTCGGGGGTGCCTGCTTGTGCCGCGGGAGCGCAGAAGATCAACGCGAAGGCAAAAAGGAAAACTGGATCTCGCATGGGGCGGAGGAGGGGGCGATCGCGCGACACGGGATGGTACCGTGCCTGCTTTCCGATCGCGGTGATGAGGGCTTCGTCGATCCTGGCACCTGTTCCTGAAAGGTCGGTTCTGGCGTCGCAGCGGAGCTGGCGGAAGCGGCGGTGCTCTATCCCGAATCCGGTTTCGGCGCGCCGGCCAACCCTGTAAAGTCGCGAGCCGTCCCGTAGCTGGCGGCAGGCTGATGTGTCGCTATTAACCGACTTCGACCGGTTCGAGCCGCCGAAGAAGGTGCTGCAAACCCATCCGGCATGGAAATTGCGATTTTTTTCATCTGCCCGCTTGGCATTATGCGCGGGAGGTCGTATGATGGCGGTCTTTCGTTTTCAGCGAAGATGCAAATCGGCGCTGAAGGCGGAGTCTGACGAAGATGTGGGCGCCGATAGGCGATCCTCTCGTGCTTGCCTCAGCCAGGCGAGTGTGGGTGTCGGGTGAGTCGAGCGGGCGCGCTGGAAGAGAATGAAAATAATCTTCCGGATGTGCTTGACAAGAGTTCGATGCACCCCCATAATCGTCAGTTCTCTACGGAGGGGTGCCCGAGTGGCTAAAGGGGGCAGACTGTAAATCTGTTGGCTTACGCCTACGTTGGTTCGAATCCAACCTCCTCCACCAAGAATATCAGCGCAGTGAGTGGTAAGGGATCGTAGTGGCCCGTGCGGGTGTGGAAGTCCCGGTCGCTGCATTGGAGAAGGCACTTAGGCAAATCCGGGTGCGTAATTCAAGGGTGTGGCGCGAGCTCTTTAGGGAGCGAAGCAATTGGAAGTGGTTCCAAGAAAAAGCCTCTAAGCTTCAGTCTAATGATGACCGTACCGCAAACCGACCCAGGTGGGCCGAGATGAATATTCTAAGGCGCTTGGAAAGAACTCGGGAAAAAGGAACTCCGGCAAATTGGTACCCGTAACTTCCGGGATAAGGTACCGCCCTTTGTAGCTTGAATGCCCCTTGCCGGGCAAAGGGTTGAAAGGGGTTTGCAATAAAACTGGGGGGCTTGCAACTGGTTTAATAAAAAACCCAAGCACTTTTGCAAAACACGAAAAGTGGAACGTATAAGGGTGGTGAACCCCTTGCCCCGGTGCCCGGAAAGATTAAATGGATGGGGGTCGCAAAGCTTTTTGGATTGAAATTCCCCGGGTAAACCGGGCGGGCCCGTAAACTATTAACCGGGTCTTAAAGGGTAACGGAAATTTCCCCTTGTCGGGGGGAAATTTCCCGAACAGGACCGTGAAACGACTCTACGCCGATGATAGTGCGGATTCCCGTGTGAAAGTAGGTAATCGTCAGGCTCCCTAAGCCAGAAACCCCCGCCCGAAAGGCGGGGGTTTTTGCATTTGAGCGACGGAAATGCGCGGTGCGCCTGGTATGGGTTGCAGCTCGTGCTGAAAGGCTACACGGCAGCGGGCCTGAGTGACCGGCCCGCTGCGATTGCAGCACGATCGTCGCTTGTCACAGTTACTAACGGTGCGGAGTTGACCTGCCCCCATCAGTAGGGCCAATGGGCTTCTAGCAAAGTCCCTTTAAACCAACTCCTGGAAAGCGGCAGGAGCATCCGCGGTTGCCCGATGTTTCGCCGCAAACTCTGACGGCGCAAGGTAGTTCAATGCGCTGTGCGGCCTTTGCTCGTTGTAGTCCTGACGCCATGCCGCGATGACAGCCCGAGCGTGTGCAAGCGTCGTGAACCAGTGCTCGTTAAGGCATTCGTCGCGGAACTTGCCGTTGAACGACTCGATGTACGCATTCTGCGTTGGCTTGCCCGCCTGAATCAACTTCAGCGTGACGCCGTTCGCATACGCCCACTGGTCAAGCGCGCGGCTCGTAAATTCGGGGCCCTGGTCTGTTCGCACGGCCTTGGGATAGCCACGGAAGCGAGCTGCACGGTCCAATGCCCGAGCGACATACAAACCTGAGATGCCATGGTCGACGACGATGTCGACAGCCTCTTTCGTGAAGTCGTCGACGACGGTCAGGCACTTCACGCGCCGGCCGTTGGAAAGCGCATCCATCACGAAATCGATTGACCACACCTCGTTGGGCGCGCCCGGCAATGCCAGTTGCTCGCGCTCAATCATGACGCCGTGGCGCTTGCGACGGCGCCGCACAGCCAGCCCTGCCTCACGGTACAGACGATAGATGCGCTTGTGATTGGCGTGCGTGCCTTCGCGTTCCACCAGGGCGTGCAGTCGGCGGTAGCCGAATCGACGACGTTCGTGCGCCAACTCCACCAGACGCGCCGCTAGCACCTCATTCTCGTGGTCCGGCTTCGCGTCGTAATGCAGCACGCTGCGAGAAAGCCCGACAAGCCGGCAGGCGCGGCGCTCAGAGATGTTGACCTTCTCCCGAATCGCCGACACTGCTTCGCGTTTGGCTTGCGGGCTCAGGGCTTTCCCTTGACGACGACCTTCAACGCTTCCATATCGAGCATTGCTTCGGCCAACAGTTTCTTCAGCCGGGCATTCTCCACCTCGAGGTCCTTGAGCCGGCGGGCTTCCGAGACTTCCATGCCGCCGAACTTCGCCCGCCAGGTGTAGAACGACGCGTCACTGAACCCGTGCTTCCTGCACAGTTCCTTGACCGGCACACCGGCCTCGGCTTCCTTCAGAAACCCGATGATTTGCTGTTCCGTAAAGCGCTTCTTCATGTTCGTCTTCTTCTCCGAAAACGAACTTTACTAGACTCCGGCTGGCCCTGTTTGCAGGGGGCAGGTCAGAGTATCGGGCACCGAGCTACCTAGACGGATGGTGACTTGCGACGCCCACCATGGGCAATGCGCCGATCACATCGGCGTGATGATGAGTCGCTTGTGCTCGACAGTAATTCGGACGCGTTCTCCCGCCTCGAATCCCGCGTCCTCAAGTCATACGCCCGCTAATTTGATCCACGGGTAATACGTCGTGTTCAGTTTCCGGTGCGCTCTGATGGCACGGAGGACTCTAGACAAGGAGTGATGGCGTGCTGACTCTTGAATCTTGACGAAGCGTTCCGTTACGACGGGGTGTGACTTATGATTGGCGTTAGCCATTTCCGACTCCTGGGTTGAGTTGGTGGTGGTCAGCGGGTCGTATGGGTGGCAGCCCATGCGGCCCGCGCTCTTACTGTTTCGCTCTCTCTTCAGTCTTCCTACTCATTCGCGATTTCTAGCGAAGCGATCTTCTCTATCGA
This window of the Burkholderia cepacia GG4 genome carries:
- a CDS encoding IS3-like element IS407 family transposase (programmed frameshift), which codes for MKKRFTEQQIIGFLKEAEAGVPVKELCRKHGFSDASFYTWRAKFGGMEVSEARRLKDLEVENARLKKLLAEAMLDMEALKVVVKGKPLSPQAKREAVSAIREKVNISERRACRLVGLSRSVLHYDAKPDHENEVLAARLVELAHERRRFGYRRLHALVEREGTHANHKRIYRLYREAGLAVRRRRKRHGVMIEREQLALPGAPNEVWSIDFVMDALSNGRRVKCLTVVDDFTKEAVDIVVDHGISGLYVARALDRAARFRGYPKAVRTDQGPEFTSRALDQWAYANGVTLKLIQAGKPTQNAYIESFNGKFRDECLNEHWFTTLAHARAVIAAWRQDYNEQRPHSALNYLAPSEFAAKHRATADAPAAFQELV